AAGGTGGCCAGAGGGCTCATGCAGCCAGCCGGTTATGAAACACCGAGAAGTATAAAAGCCTGCTAGCCCTCTGGGCTGTTTTTCCCCTGACAGAGATGGAGGCTGTGAGCAGGCTTGTCCCCTTGGCCCTTTTCATGGTGCCGTGTTTGGCAGAGTTCAACTGGACCCAGTCTGAAGGTAAGAAACTTGAACGAGTTTTTCAATCAACACAGGGATATATTAAGAGGCACCTGCCAGAGATTGTTCGTTTTAAAACCTTCTGTTGCTCTCAACATGGAAAAATAGTACTCATATATATTTCAGGGGGTACTAAATTGGTACCAGTTTATTCTAGATGATGtgacaatatatataaaaacataaaaaaaatgattctacCAAGTGTTTTACTTCTAAAAACTTAtctttaaagaattaatatcaGTACTTCCCAAAcacttccaaaaaacagaagaggaaagaatacttccaaattcattttaggAGGTCAGCATGACCCTGATACCACAGCTAGACAAGAACATTCAAGAAGAGAGTAGGGGTAACTttaattatatcagacaaaatagattttaagtcaaaaactgtAACAGAGACAAGAAGGTCATCACAATGAAAAGATGAGTTAATTCTTCAAGAGGATATAATAATTGtgaatatatatgcacccaacatcaaAGCACcaaacatataaagcaaatactaacagatctgGAGAAACGGACTACCATACAAGAATAGTAGTAGAATTTAATAcctcactttcaacaatggataaatcatccagacagaaaagtACTAAGGAAACGTTAGAACTGAACTACgctttagaccaaatggaccttaCCAACACATACAGAGCATTCCATCCAAGAGAAGCAGATACACATTGTTCTCAACCACACATTGAAGATTCTTCAGGACACATCATACGCTCGGTCACagaacaagtcttaacaaattaaaaaagactaaaGTCACATGGAATTTCTGGCCACAATGGCACGAAATTAGAAATCTATaataaaggaaaactgaaaaattcacagaactatggaaattaaaaaacacaatccTGAACAAGCCATTGgtcaaagaaaaaatccaaatggcaagtaaaaaaataccttgaaataaataaaaatggaaacaaaatatatcaaaatttatgggatgcaacaaaagGCAGTCCTACTAGGGAGGTTTACAGTGATAAATGGCTTCATTATGAAAGAAGAAAGCTCTCAGATAAAGAGCTTACCTTTACATCTTAAGAAACgagaaagagaggggtgcctcggtggctcagtcggttgagcatctgacttcagctcaggtcatggtctcgcagttcatgagttcgagccccttgtcaggctctgtgctgacggctcagagcctggaggctgcttcggattctgtgtctccctctctctctgcccctcccctccccacctctgtctctctctcaaaaataaaataaaaacattaaaaaaaaaatagagaaaaacaggCTAAACCCAaagagagcagaaggaaggatgtagcaaaatcagagcagaaataataaaatggagaccagaaaagatcagtgaaactaagagttgggTTTTTTCCAGTTTCGTTGCTGTAACTGAGATACAATACTGTGTACAAGTTTAGGATGGATGGCGTAAGgatttgacttacatatatgGTGAAATGATTAtggtaagtttagttaacatccatcatctcatatagatgcaaaaaaaaagggtttttttccttttgataagaACTCTTAAATTTACCTTCTTAGTAACTTTCATATATACCATATGGCATATGGTATATATGAGAGTGTTAACCAGAGTCATggtgttgtacattacatccctaacACCTATTTATCTTACAACTGTGAGTTTGTACCTTtggaccaccttcctccaattccccctcccctcactcccaccacTGGTACCCATGAATCCAATGTCTTTTTCTTGAAGCTcggtccttccttccttccttcctttccttccttccttcctaacttccttccatccttctttccttcctccctccctccctccttccctttctttcttctttttctttcctttccttttctttctttcctttcttcctccctccttcccttcccttttccccttcccttccctccccttcccttccccctacctttcccccttctcttcccttcttttagatttcacatataagtgagattatagagtatttgtctttctgtttgacttacttcacttaatataatggcctcaaggttcattcatgttgtcacatacggcaggatttcctttttaaggctgaattgtgtgtgtgtgtgtgtgtgtgtgtgtgtgtgcgtgcacgcgcgtgtacatctattcatccatcgatgaatgCTTATGTCATTTccgtgtcttggctattataaacagtgctgttatgaacatgggAGGGCAGATTCTCTTCaacatagtatttttctttccttcagatatattcccagaagtggaattattggatcctttggtagttccatttttaattctttgaggaacctccatacggttttctacagtggctgcactgaTTTACAATCCCACcgacagtgcacgagggttcctttttctccacatcctcaccaacacttgttatttctggtcattttgattttagccattctgacaggagtgaggtgatacctcattgtgggtttgatttgcatttccctgatgatgggtgatgttgagcatcttttcatgagtctgttgtccatctatatgtcttctttggagaaatgtatgttCATATCTTCtggccattttaaaattggattgtttgggggttttttttggtgttgagttgaataagatcttttttattttttaggtaggcttcatgcctagtgcagagcccaacacaaggctcttgaccctgagatcaagacctgagctgagatcaagagtcggatgcttaacctactaagcaaCCTGACTATGCCTCTtcataagttcttcatatattttggatactaaccccttatcagtatgtcatttgcaaatatcttctctcattccataggttccatagttttgttggttgtttcctttgctgtacaaaaccttttcattttgatgtagtcttaatagtttatttttgcccttgtttccttttccttaggAAACATACCTACGAAAATGTTTCTATggcgatgtcagagaaattactgcctatgctctcttctaggagtATTacggtttcagatctcacatttaggtccttaatccattttgagtttattattcagccttaaaaaaggaaatcctttaaGGAGCACAGAGTAGTATGCAGAGTTGCTAAATACTACATtggtacatctgaaactaatgtaatgctgtatgttaactatatggaattaaaattaaaaaaaaaaaagaaagaaagaaaacctgccATCTGCAGTAACATGGATAAACCTGGgtgatgttatgctaagtgaaataagccagacacagaattacaaatgcatgatctcacttatatgtggaatctcaaaaaaaCTTGAACTTACTgtaacagagtagaatggtggttaccagggagtAGGTGTGGGGGAAATAAGAGATGTTGGTTAAAGGGTACTAATTTTCAAGATAAGTACTTAATGGGTACTAACTACCAGATAAGTTCTAGATTCCTAATGTAGAGCATGATGGCTACAGATGTCTATACTGTTTACTTAAAATGTGCTAAATACATAGATATCAAGTGTTTAATGGGAACTATTTGAGGTGATATGTTAATTTGCTTGAGTtgggtaatcatttcacaatatatagatatatcaaaacatcatgttgtacaaccttaaatacacacaatttttatttgtcaatcataTCTTTAAAATAACACCTACAAAACAGTAAGTATTAAGCTACACGGCCGTATGGGGATCCGAGGCAGGAGGTGAAGACCCACAAAGCCCTGGTCCTGCAACTCAATGCCATGAGGACTGTACCTGGACACTTGAAAGACCAGAACATGAAAGCATCAGACTCACCTTTCCTGCTTCAAGTAGAGACTTTGGTCTTCTAAAAAGGATGGCTGAAGACTCTGGCCATACTGACAAATCTCTGTGGAAAGATGTCAGCTGCGCCCAGAAGTTGTGGTAGGAAAACCCACAACCCAGCTGACGATGGGAATGGCTGACAGCCCCTGACCGGACTGTGCTCCCCGACTGGCTCACATGGAGGCTGAGAACTTGTCTCAGGTCACATAGTAAGTAGAATGATCAGCATTAGTACCCGGCTAGTCTAGTTCCAGATTCTAGGCCCTGAAACACTAAACTTGGCAGTTCCAGACTTTGCTGTGCATCACTCAGCAGGGGAGTTTCCCAAATCCCAGAGGCACAGGCTGAACACTGTGCAGTTAGCTCAATAttctgggggtggtggggagggaaccAGGTACcagtgctgtttttattttaaattttttattttcacttttttaaatgtttgagagaaagacagagagagagaggagagtacaaatgagcgggggaggggcagagagagaatcccaagcatctctgtgctgtcagcacagagcccaaggaggggctcgatctcatgaaccatgagaccatgacctgagctgaaatcaagagtcagatgctcagccaactgagcctcCTATGCAACCCCCCcccctaattttttattttgaaataaatatacacCCACAAGCGTTTTCTAGAAGTGCCCAGGTTATGGCAGTGCGAGGCCAAGCTGAGGACGGGGCGCTGCCCTACCAGACTCTCTCAGGGCTTCGTGAGAACTTCCCCAGTTAATCAGTCCTCTCAACAGCCCTCTGGGGTGGATGCGATCTAATCCCCACTCGGCGGGTAAGAAATCCCAGAGAAGTCACTTCACGTGCCCAGAGTCACGGACCGATACAGGCAGCAGAGGGACCGGATCCCGGCACCCTTGCTCCAGCGCCCCTACGCTCCCCCTCTGCCCGTGGTTCTAAACCGGAGAGTCTCAGAAGCGCGGGAGGGTTTTGCAGAAGCGCGGCTGTGGGACCCTGGGCCCAGATTCTGACCCGGACGGGGGTGGCCGGGGCCCGAGAACGTGCACGGGTAACAACttcccaggtgctgctggtgAGGTCAAGGTGCCACACTTTTGAGACTCGTGGCCTTTCACCAGGGAAGTTGGAATTCACTTCTGTTTGGccctgaaggaaaaaagaaggggcgcTTCCGTATTTCCCAGAATTCAAGGGCTATTAATTAAGAATCACATACATTATCCCTGATGTGTCGAGAAAGAGAGGACGGCAGCGGGGCAAGAGCGAGGGAGGGGGGACGAACATTTCCCGTCTTAGACACTTCTGTGTGCCGGGCCTGTGCCGGTGCTCCCTGTTCAGATGATTATAAACCTCCCACAGGATAAGACGAAGGCTGTGATATCCCCATTTGCAGAAGGGAGAGTGAGGTGAAATCCTGAATAGCTCAGCCAAAGTTacgcagcagggaaggggctacGGTGGAAGAATTCAGGTTTGTCTACCCTCGCGGTGTTCCCTCTAAGCCATCTTGCAACTGTGTCAGGATTCGGGGGCCATCCGGAGAGACCCTGTCAGCATGGGCAGAGGACAATGAATCATCCGGGTCTGCCCTGTCCAGTGCAGGGCACGGACCGTCCTTATGGATGAAGACCGGGGGatgtgagggaaggaaggggcgTCTCGGGAGATGCTACATGTCCCTTACCGTGAGCGAGGCGGCCGTGGAGGAAGAGTCGCTTCCCGTTTCTACGGCCTTGGGTTCCAAATGTCAAAGGGGATGAATTCTAAATAAGAAGATCCCACCCCACGGTTCGCACTGGGGCACGAGGAACAGGAGAGATGGAGACGGGAAGGAAAGGAGTCCTGGACCCGAGTCCCACCTCCCCCCTGACTGTACAGGATCGCTGACAAAGCAGTTCAGTTCCCTGAGCACTTGTGAAGAGACAGTGGATGCTGCGTGGTTGACAAGAGCGGTGGTGATGGTGGCTGTTAATGGTGGAGAGGTTTCGATGAGAACAGGTGTTTTACTACTTTGTAAAGTGTGATGCTAATGTGAGCAGTGGACCACTTTCCTAGTGAGACATGTTTCTCCCGAATGTCAAAGGAAGTAGGAACATATAGCTATACGTGTTGTGAATGTCCCACAAATcagaaaagactagaaaaagTGATAGGCAAATTCTCCTGTGACCACGGTCAGAGCGTGTTCCACATGCTGTATTACCTCTGTAGTATATAAAAATGAgtagcatggggcgcctgggtggcgcagtcggttaagtgtccgacttcagccaggtcatgatctcgcggtctgtgagttcgagccccgcgtcgggctctgggctgatggctcggagcctggagcctgtttccaattctgtgtctccctctctctctgcccctcccccgttcatgctctgtctctctctgtcccaaaaataaataaacgttgaaaaaaaaaaaaatttttaaaaatgagtagcgTTATCTAAATTagcccttttttaattttttctacagagagcacgagtagggagaggcacagaaggagagggagggagagaatcttaagcaggctccatgcctagtgtgGCTTCTTGGgggcggggctggatctcatgaccctgagatcatgacctgagtcgaaatcaagtcggacgtttaaccgcctgagccacccaggagcccctaaattagCCCTTATTCCAAAGGATAAATTCACCAAAACACTGAATGAGTGTGAAATACCCCGTTTCCATAAACATACAACATTTTTGGCAAAGattcactgaaaataaaactttactgtTTCCTTGAGACTAGTAATTTCCAAAGTGGataggtttatttttaagggcAACTAGATCACTCTTGAACACACATACGATAGTTATCATACGTCTGCCAGAGAGAACCGCAGCCCCCTTGATTCACACGCTTTCTTCCTTCAATGCAGACCGCAGCGCTTCACACCGGAAACACACGAGAGAAGGCCTCTGGCAAGAACCTGTATCTACTCAGGAAAGGAGGGGACTGTACACTTTCTGGGTTTACTGAGATCAAACAGGATGAATTCTCTCAATTTACCTCAAACGCTAAGTCTAAAGTAATAATCCCAACAAGGAACAGGCCGGTTCTGATGTTTACTTTCTACCTACTGCTACACTTTATTGAAACAGATAATAACGGCCCCGGTGCATACGTACCCACGCCAAACACAATGCCTCAGCCGTTATCCGAGCATAAACACCACCTGATCAGTGATCTGAATGAAAGGCTTTTAAGTCTTAGGTATCTAATTTTCCATGAACaatcaattagaaaaagaaaaatcatcaaataCTCTAAGCATTCTTCTTCATACTCCTAAGACCATAAAATAAGCCctatgataaataaaaaatgtacttcTATCAAAAACATTATACAACACAGACTCATGGATTGCATTAAAAATCCTTAACATGTTTCAACACTGAAGccagaaacacacatacatttcTGTCAGAGTGAACAAGactgtaaacaaaaataatttataacccTATCGTGTTGTTAAATCTTAGCGCACAGTACCGGATTCACAGTAACAAGGAGAGCTAAAATGAACACTGAGGTCACCGTACGTCAGATGGTGATCCTCAAATGCCATTAAATACTTGCCTTGAACTTGTGGGGTTTTGGCTTTCTAATAAATACGTAATAAATATCTGTAGCGCACGGTCCGTGTCGAGCACTTATCTTTCTCCGTTTGAAAGTCTTTCCCCAGAGTCCCACTGTCGGAGGGCCATCCCggcgggtggggggcagggactcTGCAGCACGTCCATCAACAAAGCCATCTTTGTATCTATGTGCTTCTGCAGTTTATGTATCCGCTGATCAATGTAGTCCACAAGCTTCTTTTCCATCAGTTCCATATTTTTAGTAAGGACCTTTTCCAAGTAGGAGCACACAGGCTGCTCTTCCGTGctacaaataaattaaaacacacacacacacacacaatataacAATGATTCCTGATGTCATCACAAAAGCAACCAAACTCTACTAAAACAAGCAGCCAACACACATTGCCGAAATCTGCCTCCACAGCTGTGCTGTCTTCGTACAACATATTTCCAGGTTCCAAAAATACACATGGAACAGGAAACCACGACCCTGAGTGCCCAAAGTATTCTGAATCTTTAATTCTTTAACCATCTAAGCATACAACtgaaatgagaatataaaaatgaagagaatttctaccctcaaagaagaaatctttatAAAAGGTCTGGAATCAGCAAGTTGTTTAACACTCCTGACACTGGGGAACAGtgagtggctcaactggttgggtgtccgacttcagcctagatcatgatctcaccgttccggagttcaagcactgcatcaggctctgtgctgacagctcagagcctgtttcaagatctgcgtctccctctctctctctgcccctcccccactcgcactctgtgtctctctctcaaaaataaatacttaaataaagtCATACAGTCGCGCATATACTAAAAATACAAAGTCCATAATTTTCTGGAATGTCCTTCATTACGATGATTTGTAACTTTTTATGTAAAAACACATCTATCACCCTGCACCAAATGTTCCTTCCCAGAacactctcttctttgtgaagactACATAACCCCCGCAACTATCCTAACTTGGCATCCaagaaaattcttttcctttctctataaaattttgaaaaaggttAGCTCATTTCGCATTGACAGAGCTGAGAGGAATGGAGACATTCAATCTCACCTGGCCCCAGAGCAGTTTTTAAtctcaacttaattttttttggtttgctttgtttggttttgtttgtttagccACATCACATACCAACTAGAGTTCACTGATGTAATCTATCAACAACTAAAGAATAATGGTTTTTCTCCTTACCGAGAATCCTTACTAAAAAATATTACTAAGTAATAAATATCCTTACTGAAAACCATACTTTTTTTCCAATAACTTGCTAAACTCCTCAAATTTCAATGCTATTGGAGACTTTAAGAAAATTTCAACCAATAAAACTACCTCAttttacatgtgaaaaaaatCTAAGCCACAAGATTTAACCAGTAAGGCAAAAGAGTTAAGCCAGAACTATGACCGGAGTCATGAATTTCAGTCTAGCGCAATATCCTGACACATTACATCAACATGAAGGATGGGGAAACATACCAAATACTTAGCCACCCATTCATCACACCAAGGCtgcaaaaaaattagaattatgaGATCAGCAGATAAGGGTCTGTACACTATAAACGATTATAAGCTTTAAAATGTCATTGATGACCAGACTAAAATTAGCCTATGGCAAACAAGATCTACAAAGAAAATCTACTATGATGACTCAGTGATTATAATCAGGCACAAATGTTTATATTATGGTTTCCACGGCCCCTCCCCATTTATACAGATAACTTTCTACTCCAACCCTTATTTGATGCTTGTACCCCTTCCATAAAATGCCTAAGAAGTGATCAACATCTTCAGTTTTAGACCCCTCTTTAAAAGTAATCCATTCTCCCCTACAGAATATTTATTCCCTATAAGTATGTTAATGTGTAAAATGCAGAAGCTGCTAAAATGACCTCGGGAAACATTTTCAGGCAGTAGTTAGTGAAACAAATGTTTTCCTCCAACTGATTCTTCCACCTATGAAATCTAAATCACACTTGCCTTAAATACTTACGCAACACCAGTAATGTCTCCACCAGCCTTAGGGACGGTTTCCTGCCACTTGGTGTTACGTCCCACGCGGAGATGGCTAACGTGACTACATAAACTCTGGAGAAAAGGCAGCAAGTCAGAGTTAGGTATATTCGAGTTGTCACTTGCTTTCTTTGGTAGGAGAGAAGAAACCGCATTTTTGAGGTCATTCTCAAGAAGAACATGGCTTGGTGACACAGTTTTATACTCTTGGAGGCTCGTAGCCTTTCCGCCACCGGGTGGCTGCAGACTTTGATCGGTGCAAGCTTTCAAGTCTTCAGTCACGTTTCCAGAGGTCAAGCCGGTTCTGAAAGGAAAAGGCGTGGACGGGGACTTGTCTAAGGCCCCCGAAGTAGATGATGACTGCAGGTCAATCCCACGTCTGTAGCCAGGATTTCCCAAAACCGACTGAAGCTGCTCGCCAACGGGAATACGATTCTGAGCAAGGTAAAGAAATACACGTCTCTGTTAACAGTCATGACAGCTAACTTTGGGGGTAATGACTGTGAGGCAGGCAACGTGCATTCTTTCATTTGACCCTCAAAACGTCCACACGAAGCAGGCTACGATTACTACCCCCATATTGAGTGGAGGAGACCCAGGCTAAAGGTCACTTGTCTACGGTAACACAACTGGTTAAGTGGCAGAACCGGGCATGAACCTGGGCCACCTAACTCCACAGTCCAGGCTTTTAATGATTTCTCCGTAGTTTCTCcctaaaggaaatattaaatatcaCCATGCTTGGTAAAACTGCATTAACATTCACGTCTCCGCTACAAAGGCCTCCTTAATTTACGGTAATAAAATATACTACTCAACTGAGTCACGATAATTGATAGTTTTCTTAGAATTGAGTATCATCCATCAAGTTTCACATATAATAAGCTAACCTAAGGAAATCTACTACTAGCTTATCACAAAAGACACGCCAGATAGCTTACATGCTCTAAGGTACTGATGATGTTCCATCGGTACATTTGTGACATCTACAATGACTAAAATGAGCAAACTTTTTGGCTATGTCTGCCTTAATGATTTGCGGCCTCAACTGGACTGGTGCTATATTATTTCATGACAAGATCCTGGCTCACTTCTGTGATGAGGTTACATGATCTCCCATACAGGGCCTGTTTGTGCCGCACTCTTGGATTCTTCCTCAAGAGAAGAGCAGAACTACCTCTAGCGAACTTGACTCTTAAGTTTTAGGGCTCTATCCTAAATTCAAAATACAGAACTCTATTACACACTCTTATCGGGGGTATCATCTCATACTTACTGTTGCTCAATACCCggtgaaagagaatgagaaaagtatTATTAAGGTTAGCTAAAGAAACTCAGTATATACATCTTCCAGATATTCTAAAAAAATGATTCCTGGATCATGCCAACCCCAAACTcaattcagtcaacaaatatttaccagaaATTGACTTTGTGTTTCAGGCATAGGAAATGAGACAGTGAACAAAACCAATGAAAATCACTGACATGTGGAACCTATAAGGGAGTAGGAAacaatggaaggaaggaagggagaaaggaagacaataTATCATGTGGACAGAGACAGTGa
This window of the Prionailurus viverrinus isolate Anna chromosome D2, UM_Priviv_1.0, whole genome shotgun sequence genome carries:
- the LOC125147398 gene encoding ATPase PAAT-like isoform X1 — protein: MDTRAEEAGVTRRPMLASSWDAACGALARSLHLTRAGVGAPDLDWEQLLAPPDPGQDLVILKRSLNSDQDENPCFLYLRCDPNGGEEIVSIGILSSARNMEVYLGEEYCGTSRGKNVCSDLDNSEHEIIFYKKYLKLESSSHACKIKLLSFGEKQCVFISKVVVHMRRVSASSSTSSPALGSRIDLRRVQTIMESMGSKLSPGAQQLMDMVRFQQQNRIPVGEQLQSVLGNPGYRRGIDLQSSSTSGALDKSPSTPFPFRTGLTSGNVTEDLKACTDQSLQPPGGGKATSLQEYKTVSPSHVLLENDLKNAVSSLLPKKASDNSNIPNSDLLPFLQSLCSHVSHLRVGRNTKWQETVPKAGGDITGVALGVMNGWLSICTEEQPVCSYLEKVLTKNMELMEKKLVDYIDQRIHKLQKHIDTKMALLMDVLQSPCPPPAGMALRQWDSGERLSNGER
- the LOC125147398 gene encoding ATPase PAAT-like isoform X2, with translation MDTRAEEAGVTRRPMLASSWDAACGALARSLHLTRAGVGAPDLDWEQLLAPPDPGQDLVILKRSLNSDQDENPCFLYLRCDPNGGEEIVSIGILSSARNMEVYLGEEYCGTSRGKNVCSDLDNSEHEIIFYKKYLKLESSSHACKIKLLSFGEKQCVFISKVVVHMRRVSASSSTSSPALGSRIDLRRVQTIMESMGSKLSPGAQQLMDMVRFQQQNRIPVGEQLQSVLGNPGYRRGIDLQSSSTSGALDKSPSTPFPFRTGLTSGNVTEDLKACTDQSLQPPGGGKATSLQEYKTVSPSHVLLENDLKNAVSSLLPKKASDNSNIPNSDLLPFLQSLCSHVSHLRVGRNTKWQETVPKAGGDITGVATEEQPVCSYLEKVLTKNMELMEKKLVDYIDQRIHKLQKHIDTKMALLMDVLQSPCPPPAGMALRQWDSGERLSNGER